The following are encoded in a window of Gossypium raimondii isolate GPD5lz chromosome 13, ASM2569854v1, whole genome shotgun sequence genomic DNA:
- the LOC105765429 gene encoding uncharacterized protein LOC105765429 → MSCSDEEKLGYTGSLLDGETRRWWNTVKRGTIADRRTWDYFLKVFRRKFMGEQYMEACKRELLDLVQGSLFVADYETEFVRLIQYAPKMVLTEMYRCETFRFGINREIRVYLVAQNTKLFDELVEKAKVVEETLAEPTRSVVAETGKRASEGAS, encoded by the coding sequence ATGTCTTGTTCTGACGAGGAGAAATTGGGTTACACAGGGTCCTTACTCGATGGTGAAACTCGTCGTTGGTGGAATACTGTCAAGAGAGGTACAATTGCTGATCGTAGGACTTGGGATTATTTTCTTAAGGTATTTAGGAGGAAGTTCATGGGCGAGCAGTATATGGAAGCTTGCAAGCGGGAACTTTTGGACCTTGTGCAAGGTAGTTTGTTTGTGGCTGACTATGAGACAGAGTTTGTGCGACTTATTCAGTATGCTCCTAAGATGGTTTTGACTGAGATGTATCGTTGTGAGACGTTCCGTTTTGGGATCAATCGAGAGATTCGGGTCTACTTGGTGGCCCAAAATACAAAGTTGTTTGATGAACTTGTGGAAAAAGCCAAAGTTGTTGAGGAGACTTTGGCTGAGCCAACTCGTTCTGTGGTAGCTGAGACTGGTAAGAGGGCTTCTGAAGGTGCTTCTTGA
- the LOC105765419 gene encoding uncharacterized protein LOC105765419 — MSKAYDRVLWDFQTGMMLILGFHIDWVTLIMRCMASISYTLGINGNLSDKIVPSKGLRQGDPLSPCIFFVCAEGFIVLLQKAKEEKDDRLLFGDDSKERAENMQHFNSTYEKALGQMVNYDKSLVFFGSSFKEEDNNVVSDALEVRASSNPDKYLGLPMMVGHRKNRAFSYYVDRLKSRMES, encoded by the exons ATGAGCAAAGCTTATGATAGAGTGTTGTGGGACTTCCAAACTGGGATGATGCTTATATTGGGTTTCCATATAGATTGGGTCACTTTAATAATGAGATGTATGGCTTCTATTAGCTATACTCTAGGGATCAATGGGAACCTAAGTGACAAAATTGTGCCTTCTAAGGGTCTTAGGCAGGGCGATCCTCTTAGCCCTTGCATATTCTTTGTTTGTGCTGAAGGCTTCATTGTGCTACTTCAGAAAGCTAAAGAGGAAAAA gaTGACAGATTACTATTTGGGGATGATTCGAAAGAGCGAGCAGAGAACATGCAACATTTTAATTCGACATATGAAAAGGCTTTGGGTCAGATGGTCAACTATGACAAGTCTTTAGTTTTCTTTGGTTCGAGTTTTAAGGAAGAGGATAACAATGTTGTCTCGGATGCTTTGGAAGTCCGTGCATCTTCCAATCCAGATAAGTACCTTGGGTTGCCAATGATGGTGGGGCATAGGAAAAATAGGGCATTCTCTTACTATGTTGATAGACTAAAAAGTAGAATGGAAAGCTAG